CTGCCCTGTCCCCTTCGGTAGAGCAACCGTGGTTCGCAACTGCTGGTCGGTGTACTTCGGGTCGATGCCGAGTCGAATGTGCGCTTCTGCAGATTCGATAAACTTAGCCGTTGCAGTTTCCTTCAGGAGTTGCATCGCTTCCAACGGCTCATATGCCCGGTCTTCAACCTTACTTTGCAGCTCTTGTAATCGACGTGATACTTTTTTAGTCATTTATCCTCCTTCGGGGTGCAAACGAAGTCTAGCCTCTCCCCCATAAACTCGTAATCGTTGTGAAAAAGCTGAATGCTCTAGGGGTAGTCCCTAGTCCGCAACCGTAACACCCATGTTACGGGCAGTACCCTCGATGATGCGCATAGCGGCTTCAATATCATTCGCGTTCAAATCCGGCATCTTGGTTTGAGCAATGTCTCGCAATTGATCACGAGTCAGTTTGCCCACCTTTTTGCTATTGGGTTCGCCAGAACCTTTTTCAATACCCAATGCTTTCCGAATCAAAACGGATGCAGGGGGTGTCTTGAGGATGAACGTGAAACTCCGATCTTCGTAGACGGAAATTTCAACCGGGACAATAAGTCCAACCTGGTCAGAAGTTTTGGCATTGTACTCTTTGCAAAATGCCATGATATTGACCCCATGTTGACCAAGGGCGGGACCAATTGGAGGAGCTGGGTTCGCTTTCCCTGCGGGAATGGCCAGCTTAATAATTGCAACAACCTTTTTTGCCATTGACTAAACTAATCCTGCTTCTGAACTTGGTTAAATTCCAACTCAACAGGCGTATCCCGACCAAAAATGGATAGCAACGCCTTCAACTTGCTGCGCTCTGGACTCACTTCAATGACTTCACCTTCAAAGTCCTTGAATGGGCCAGATAAAACAACAATCTTGTCCCCTGCGGCCATGTCAACCTTGACTGTGGGCTTCTGTTCTTGAGCACGCTTAAAGATGCGCTCGACCTCCGCCGAACCTAGGGGCATGGGTTTTACGTGACCTCGACCTCGGCCATACCGACGCTTTTGCTCTGCTCCAACGAAGTTAATGACGTTTGGAGTGTTCTTTACCACCTGCCACGCTTCATCATCCATCACCATGCGAATGAGAACGTAGCCTGGAAAAACCTTTTCATCAATCTCCTTGGGCTTGCCTCCCTTCGTCGGCTTTAAGACCGGAGTCTGAGGAATCTCGATTTGCAAAATGCGATCGGCTACATCCAACGTTTGGATGCGCTGCTCCAAGCTCATCTTGACGCGTTTTTCACAACCCGAAGCAACTTGAACAGCATACCAACGCGAAGACTTTTGTGCCTGCTCGGTAAGATGCTCTTGATTGACGTCGTAGTCTGACGTATCGGAGAGCGAAAAATCATCTGGCATTGGAGCATCGGATGAAAAAGTCATCAGAACACCTGCTTAGCGGCCCAACTGAACAATTTGTCAGCGAAGAAAATCAAAGTGGCGGATAAGCCAACCATTAGAATCACAGCAATAGATTCACTAATGAGCTGCTGACGGCTCGGCCAAACAACCTTATCCAGTTCCTCGCGTGTACCTTTGAAAAACTCGTTTAGGTTGAAGCCGTTGCCGGACGATTCCTGCGCGATCGCATCTTCTTTCTTCGCCATAATGGTCTTCACTTACTCCTAACAGTCCGTTAGCTGAATACTCAACATTGAGTCGAGAGAACAGTTTTGAACCTTACCTTGACTTCAGACAGTAACAACTACCTCACTCTTTACTCATCCTTAGGGCTTGGATTAAATGGCTATAATCACGCCACAGCATTTGCAATGCTTACCAAGTTATCCCCTCGCAATGAATCAGCGCGCCCTGGAGGACTCGAACCCCCGACATCAGGTTTTGGAGACCTGCGTTC
The window above is part of the Synechococcales cyanobacterium T60_A2020_003 genome. Proteins encoded here:
- the nusG gene encoding transcription termination/antitermination protein NusG — its product is MTFSSDAPMPDDFSLSDTSDYDVNQEHLTEQAQKSSRWYAVQVASGCEKRVKMSLEQRIQTLDVADRILQIEIPQTPVLKPTKGGKPKEIDEKVFPGYVLIRMVMDDEAWQVVKNTPNVINFVGAEQKRRYGRGRGHVKPMPLGSAEVERIFKRAQEQKPTVKVDMAAGDKIVVLSGPFKDFEGEVIEVSPERSKLKALLSIFGRDTPVELEFNQVQKQD
- the rplK gene encoding 50S ribosomal protein L11; amino-acid sequence: MAKKVVAIIKLAIPAGKANPAPPIGPALGQHGVNIMAFCKEYNAKTSDQVGLIVPVEISVYEDRSFTFILKTPPASVLIRKALGIEKGSGEPNSKKVGKLTRDQLRDIAQTKMPDLNANDIEAAMRIIEGTARNMGVTVAD
- the secE gene encoding preprotein translocase subunit SecE, whose protein sequence is MAKKEDAIAQESSGNGFNLNEFFKGTREELDKVVWPSRQQLISESIAVILMVGLSATLIFFADKLFSWAAKQVF